ATACATATGAGCATACAAGGCTATGATATATTAGGTTGGGTTAACACAGCCAACAAATTCCTTAAAGGTTAGGAGGAGATCTATTGAACTCTATGGTTGAGGATTAGGGTACCCCCTCTACTAAGGACTCGATGGGCCTCATGCATTCTTAAGAGGTCGAGGCCATGTTAGGTTAGGGAATCTTGATGGGCATAAGTAGTATTATGTACAATTGTAGGATTGGAGGCACTATTGATTGGACTAATTGAGATAGGAGTGGGGTGATGATTTATAGTATTTTCGTTAGTATCTAAACTTATTGAGTGAGGTTCAAGAAGACCTTAACATAGATGAGCATGTGGGTCAGGATCATCGTTGGGGGAGAGAGGCTTGTGACATTAAATATACGAAAATACATCATTAGAGTCTACGTCGAGGTTCCAAAATGCTAGCTACTACCCCCCATGAATAAAGTACTTTAAGTTAGGGGTGAAGCCTCCACACTCGAATGCTCATTGAGTGAGTGAACGAGCTTACGTTTCTATGATATGACCCTTCTACTAGCaccaaaatattagaaaaaaatatttttgatgttcAGGTTAGCCCATCATGGTTTGACTATACatgcatagaaataaaaaaatgctATTGAGGTAATGTTGAAGGTCTCGTGGAAGTTAATTTGGGTGCGCTAGGGTGCTTCGACGAGAATGTACATGAAGACCGATGTCGAGAGTGAGTTTCTTGACTCGATCATTTTGATGCCTAAGTTAGTCCTAAGGTGAAGTAAAGTGGAAGTGGTACAAAGGTGATTGATCTTGATTCCTATGCTTTCGTGAGGGGATAACTCTCAATAACCCATATATTGGATGATTGttcatgtaaatgacaataagagagAGACAATTAGTTTACTTTGGATTTATGTTCAcacaaataaattaagggggtaagTCTTGTCTCTCTTAGGTCAACTTGATTGTCACATGTAGATCACATGATAATTGAtcgataatatttatttattaaaatttattttaaatataattaataattacgTCGGCGTCTATACTCCATGCCCCTCCCCTccctctttaatttttttttaattattattatcatttaatgGTTGTAAATGTAGTTTTCATGAAGGCGAACCTGTTATTTTCTTTGGTAGTCCACACTAGAGGACGTCTAAATCTGATTTAAATGGACCAATAAACCTGATAATAAATCTCTTTCGCTCTCACGTCTCCACCGACCACCATCGTGGAACGCTCTCCGAGACACGAACACATGGGTGCACAAACTATGTCTCGCGCATCTGTCAACGAGTCAGAGTTACAACTTACAGCTGCCCATCGATGCGTTTGCAATTGAACTGCTCCAAAAAGAGATTCCTTTGGCAATATCTAAAAGCGACTGCCGACGCTCAAAAATCACACGATGAACAACAAGAATCAATCAACCCCAAAGTAAAAGGATTCGAGCGTGACACCATTAGGTGTGGGGGGATCTTTAACCTTTAGAGAATTCAAGGACCCGTTAAAGTGCCTTTGGATGGTACCCAAGGCGATGGACACGAACCCGATTCACGTCATTAAGTGGATCGAAGAAGCCTTTTAGAAAGATCACCGACCTCACTGCATTAGTTTTGGAGTCGAATTTAAATGGAAAATATTGGGAGGATTCGGGTACTCACGAAACGGCTCGGTTGGTCACGCGTCACCGTCCGTCCCCGAGCATCTTGAAACGTACAGCATGGAgccaaacaaaaaaagaagaagcggTAATTAAACCGGGATAATGCGCCGATTCCGATATATTGTTAGTGTTAAGAACAACAACTGTAAAGGCAAAAACAGACTTCTGCAGCGGAGCGCCTCGTTGGGGAATCCTTTTCCTTGCCCTCCTCTCACCTTCTCCGAGAAGCCATCGTCACCTTCCCCAAAACCCCAGCCAAGCCCGGCCCCCTTTTAAATCCCCTCTTCTTTCTCTCGTAGCCCCATCAGTCCGAAGCACTCGGGAGGTATGAATGAACCCTAGGCGACGATCCCCTCCATCTCCTCCATCTGTTTTTTGTTGATTCGCGGTAGGGTTGTTGGAGGTGTTTGATTGTTGATTCTCTTTCTTCTTACTTGGATCAGAGGCTGGAAACCCCAAGGAGGAGGAACAGGATCCATGGCGGGAGATGGCGCAGGAAACGGCTCAGATGCTCGCAGGACCCCGGAGGAGGAATTTCCTCCCTGCTGCAGGAAGGCCAGGGCTTCGGCTCCCGAATCCGAAGCTAAGTGCCATGAGACCGTGGTGTCCGGGTGGTTCTCCAATTCGTCGCTCTCTGGTCCGTATCTTATGGCCCTGTTGTCGAGAATCTTTTCCTTGTCTAACGATTGTCTGTCAACGATGCTCCGCATGTGTTGTGATGATTAGATTGGGTGAATCCGTCTTTAATGGATGTTTCTGCATGTGTTGGTTGATGCTTGTCGCTTATTTTTCTTCCTCTTGCGATGACTGTTTGGATTTCAAGTTGTTCATCATTTCTTCCGTCTCCTGGGCAGATAAAGACGGCAAGTTCATGTACTTCAACAACCCTATGTGGCCAGGTATCCTCTTGCTCCCTTCTTTATTAGCAGTAGCTTTAAATCATGCAGGATGCAGATACAGCCTTGATATGTGCATTCTCCTTATAGTAGGCGAGCGTTTGACATATATGAGAAAGGAGCaactttttcatgttgatatagcACTTCGTATCTTCTTTGGTTTGCTGGTGTAAAACCTTTAGCTGTTGTTTGTTCGTGCATTAACTCTTTTATGCCTTTCGTATTTGTGGGACATACGTATGTcatgaggttttagatattgtgggtatCTTTTCAAGTTGCGTTTGCCTACTGTTCATGTGCAATTTACATTCTATGACAGTCTGCCTATTTGTATTTCTTGAAACCAAAAACGCAGCTACCGGAATATCTCTTCAGTTGGACGATTCATCTTCAGGATTTACCCACTTGCTCTCCTTCATCTTTTATGATTCGTTATAAATTCCATACTTGATATAGTGATGGCATTTTAAGGATTGCTGTCCATTTTGGAACTCACTTTGTGTAgactgtagagtatcttttgttTGATGGAGGCGTCTTGGCAATTTCCTTAAGATGAttcttcttcatcatcctctctctctctctctctatatatatatatatatatatatatatatatatatatatgtatgtatgtatgtatatatgtatatatgtatgtatatatatatatatatatatatatgtatgtatgcatatgcATAAGCTGATGCATTTATATTTGCAGGAGAGGCTCATTCTTTGAAGGttgaaaagattctatatcagggGAAATCAGAGTTCCAAGAAATTCTGGTCTTTCAGGTTCTAATAATTTTTAGATACAGATGCACATACTTTTTAAAAAAAGCTATTTCTAGTTTTGCAGCTTTATACAGCTTAGGAGTTATATATCTGTATATCTTTCTGCAGTCCTCAATGTATGGAAAGGTTCTTGTGCTTGATGGCATTGTCCAGTTAACTGAAAGAGACGAATGTGCCTACCAAGAGATGATTGCCCACCTTCCTCTTTGTTCAATTCCATCACCCAAAACTGTAATTTACTAACCCAAACCTTTCACTATTTTTtgtttttgacataaaaaaaattgtTGGGTTATAATTCCAGTTTAATTTGTAGTTATAGCACTAACTACTCATCAATGGCTTTTGTTCGGACATAGCATTTGAAGAAGTCCCCACAACCAGCAAAAGAAAAACAATAGTatattcagtgatttaaaaaggcgctcgggcgctcgcctaggcactcgggcgaggtgaggcgaggctcgagcatctctcttcatttccaaGCGATGCACTTCAAAGAGATGCCGCCTGGGCACCCGCCCAAGCCTAGgtgccgggcgcttcgggcgagcgcctaggttaaactaggcgatcgaaccagcgttttaggtctggttcggtctccggtgttttagttggttcaatcgaaccaactaaagcatcgatatcagcgtgacttccccaaccctaaccatgCTCGTCGTTcaagctaccgctgccgctgccgttgTCGTCGCTTGCTGCTCCCGCTGCTCGTTGCTGTCGCTGTCACTGTTGCTGCtcgctgctgtcgctgccactgttgCTGCTCGCCACTCTTGTTGCCGCTGCTCACTTTTACCGCTACCGTTGCCACTATCGTCGTTCGTCgttgccgctgctcgctgctgtcgctgccactgccactgtcaccactcgccgctcccgctaccgctgctcgctactaccgttgtcgttgccactgtcgtcgctcaccGTTGCCGCTATCGCTGCCACTCCCGCTTTTCTtagcaccctcggtcttcccttacactcttctcttctcttttgcttctcctctttcgaaagtatattgttaacaatatatactatacagtatactgttaacagtatacactgtacaatatactgttaacagtatacactgtacagtatactgttaacagtatacagtatactgttaactgtatacagtataacactattattttgattttaatactagcaatttttatttatttaaaattattgttaggtttcaggataaatgacaagtgtacagagtaactcaatagagtctccaatggcataaaaaaaagatcctgcatggaagtatagttatctaaaggatccgaaaggtcctaatgcagtgacttgcatgttttgcgataagactactagaggtgatatttttcgtgcaaaacaacatctggtaggaaatttcaagaatacagcagcttgcaaaaagtgtccacctgaggtaaaagaagagttgctgagttatataaatgaaaagaagatgcaaaagaatgaatcttacgagaatttaccagaagacaatgttgaacatctcagggatgaaaaagaagattattctatgagtattaactcaagtgggaaaaaagtatatgaaaaaatatgaaaagaagttatgagtactaagaagggtaaaaacaTATCGAtagatctatatatgtttcaaggatcatagaagcaacaagggcaaataggaggctcaaaatttagacaaacaaatataagtgattcttgtgataaagaaataagaggaagaacaattcagcacattgctcgcttcttctatcaggctggtcttccccttagtacaactcgtttagacagttttaaggaaatgattgaagctattggaagatatggtgcgggattaaaaccttaaagttattatgagatgcgagttccattgttgcaaaaaaagttgaattatacaaatgacttactaaagggtaataaagaatcatgggcaatacATGATTGCTCTATTATGttagatgtttggactgacaggaggcgtaggagtataattaattttatggttaactattctttagggactatgtttgtgaagtcaatagatgcttcatcttttgtaaaatctggagacaagatatatgatttacttgacaagttcgtggaagaaattggagaataaaatgtcgttcaaatcataaccaacaatggaagcaactatgtattagctggtaatattcatcttttgaatttttaaattattttatcttcaattaaatatgttaaactcCTAAGTCTCATTATTTTTGTTATTCTctatctcaggtaaattgcttgaataaaaaaggcaacacttatattggactcaATGTACGACACATTGTAttaatttaatgttggaggatattggaaagatcttagatattaagaaaaccttagaaagcaatttttgttgttggatttctttataatcatattggagctttgaatatgatgagagaattcacaGGGAATTAAGAATTAGTAagatatggtgtcacccgatttgctacttcattcttgatattacagagcgtgcatcgtcaaaaatatAATCTGAGAAAAATGTTTACatttgagaaatgggtgacaagcaaatgggcaaaagaagcaaaaggcaagagggctactgatatcatcttaatgccatccttttggaatcatgtagtttatatattaaaggtaatgggccttcttgttcgagtccttcggttggtggataatgaaaataagcctgtaatgagatatatttatgaggctatggatagagcaaaagaGACGataaaaagatcttttaatgaaaatgaagaaaaatatgagaaaatttttacaatcattgacgaaagatggaattgtcaacttcatcgtcctttACATGCAAcatgatattatttgaaccctgaattcttttataagattaaatttgttgggtttgatgcagaagttttggatgAGTTATATCAATCCGTTGCAAAATTAGTTTCAATTCTTGAGGTGCAAGATAAAATTATttgtgaattatctttatataaaaatgccgaaggtttttttggaattccaatagtcgttcgatccaggacaactacgtctccaagtatttaataatttgatataattaatttcatctatagtatgttactatgttattgctaataataacataaattttgtagCTGAATGGTGGAGTGTATTTGGAAATTTCATCCCGAACTTATAGTAATTtgttatcaaagtacttagtttgacatgtagtgcttcgggttgtgagcgaaactggagtgtctttgagcatataaggatcactaaatatttttattttaattaatttatttatttagatagatgtattaatatatttttaaattatatggcatgacagattcactcaaagagaagaaatcggttggaatatcaacgattacacgatcttgtttacataaagtataatgaagctttgaaggctcgtcatgatttgtaaaataaaattgattcaatctcattgtaagatattgatgattcaaatgagtggttggtgggagaaatgtgtgctaacttgcaagatgccgaagacgaacttgtatttgaagatgatagattgacatggggagatgtggcaagagcttcaggtgctggagaattataaacatatacaagacagatgacaaagagaaaaatgagtgcaaaaacatcaagctcggctcctgctgttgttgaagacatagagaatgaaacatattttgatgaaggaattgaaggacaagaggaagatgacgaattcaatgaagatgatttgtgtgaaaatgatgataatattgattatgatgaatgattttgatgtaaaattttattgttttgaattttgaaactttttgttaatgtgacattgtgattttatatcttagagtttcttaatttaatagcatatttttatttaaaattttaaataattatatttattaattatattatatatttttatattttagcatttcacttcactcgggcgagcgcctagcgcctcgagcgtttttggactatgacgccttttggcgcctaacgttttttaaatcactgagtgTATTATTGTAGTGTCGCATAATACAATTAAGGTTTATTTCAATTGAGGGTGTTTCATAACTATAGAAGCTGGTAAGTTTTTTGTTGTTAAACTATGGTTTTGAAAGTTTATTTGTCATAGAAAACTGTTGTCATATCAAATGCCTATATGTTCTTAAAGAATCAACATGTTATTTTAAAACATATTATGCAAGTTGTAAATGTTGCTCCCTCAAAAACAGAGATAGTTTTGTATCATGATTAAATGTAACTTGTTAACATTGAAAATCATGAACGTTTAGTTTATTACTGATGATATGACCAAATCTAATTATGTCTGTGCTTAGCTCAACATTACAATTGAAGGTTTTACTTTGGAATGTAGATATGTGTGACTGAACGAACCCTATTGGAGACCAACGAATTGTctcttaattaaaaaaaagattgttGCTATATATGTTTTCTAGTTAATGAATGTTTCATGTTCTTGCAGCTTTTAGCTGTCTCAATCGTCATCAGCATCAAGAATaatcttgattctttgatttctACACTAAGATGACAATTTTAAAGGAAATATACTTTTTATTGGGCTGATAagttataaaaatatatgaagtcTTTTTAGTCCTATTTGACCATATCTGATGGTCATGTAGGTGGAATGTAGCCAAAACAGAAGGCATCCCTTAAGTACATTGTCACAAGTAATGTAGTTTGGAttatatgttaatgaatttgAAGAAACAAACGATTGTTGCGCACCCTCAACATCTTCGCTCAACGAACTGTTcgccgcttttgcatgcttgtacatatgtttagtagtatgttttgccttggttttgtataTTTTTACTTGAAAAATGTAAGTAAGAACAGTTCGTAGCGTTTCAGTGCGATCGCTCACCACGCCAGGCAAAATTGGCCCAAATGGCTCTGTTTTCGTGTGCTATGGCCTATTTTCTGCAGACCACATCCGcatgcgaaacgtcagccatcttagacccctggaaccccccaagTGGCACAGGGGTGGATGGGGCTTTGGGGTATTATCGGGCGTTGATTGGTTtatacaagttcgcacgttaaagtTGACGAGAACTTGTCATCACGCTTGATACTCGATGAGGAGTCATTTATGGACTTACGACTGTTCGTTTTGCcttttaaagtccttgttttctctttccccttttttctctcttgcacttagAAGTGTTAGTTGCTTGTAAAGTTGCCCTGTTCATGAGACGTCGGAACTTATCCGTCGCtcgctttcgaactaatcaacttgctcTTTTACAGATCCtacgggacctgagtgaggttacaACTTGCCTAACCCTTTACGGGCGAATAACGCAAGGGCGTTTCTTGACTTAGGTAATCCCGGCTAAGttcgagaagttggcgcaagggtgcttcaaaACTTAGGCAACTTCTGCTAAGTCTGTGACTTTACCGTAAGGGTGCATCATGACTTaggtaattccaactaagtccgtgacattgtggtctCAGAGTGGACAACCAATTCGAGTAAACAGCGAAGAAGTTTCGCAATCTTTCCATAGTCAAGCATCGTGGTGAATTGAGCAAGATGGGCCAAGCTggaccattgccccaagcagTCACATGTGCGttacaagtgcaaactcgctctcatgttgttggagccgctcaggagCGCAACAACGAACATGATGAGtgggaagttggctactctccgtgaGCGGAGGAGGCGTAATTTGGAGtgccaactgggaaaaagagccACAAGGAGAGACTTACAGTGACATAAACCCACATTGATGTTCTTGAAACGAGTTTGGAGGAACTTTACTAAGGGCaatgaaggcttcttggggtagagagcttgcaAGAAGAACCTGAATCTCGAATGACAAGGTTGAGTCCCTAGTTGATCGACTGATggaagacaccaaagactccatgcgACATCTACACAAAGTCATGGCGGAGCTCACTTCTAGGGTGACATTGCTCACAAGGGCTCCTAATGTGGGAGGGAGCAACACTCGCTATAATCGTCGTAATATCTCTCTTAACatcaattaattactataaataatgtattaccttattattaacttctatatttgtgtactataattaaggaaataattaaatttggttttcttaatcatatggataagttaggaattctactaatcaattaaattattaattgatttatttcctaatgagtgatttgatatttagaaagtaaatagtttacatttcatttttgtgtgtgaactataagaaattattattatattactcTATTTGTGtgaaagcaaaataaaaataaattaaaaataaatattaaattattacttacattTTTGGGAGATCTCTTCTCCTCTTGTATAAAGGGGGCCACTCCTCCCTCATTCCTCACCAAACCTAACAATGGGAGGATTGAGGAGAGGCTTCCTGAGGAGATGATATTGAGGAAAGGATAGTCGAGGAGAGGtt
Above is a genomic segment from Musa acuminata AAA Group cultivar baxijiao chromosome BXJ3-4, Cavendish_Baxijiao_AAA, whole genome shotgun sequence containing:
- the LOC135635579 gene encoding spermine synthase-like isoform X6, which produces MAGDGAGNGSDARRTPEEEFPPCCRKARASAPESEAKCHETVVSGWFSNSSLSDKDGKFMYFNNPMWPGEAHSLKVEKILYQGKSEFQEILVFQSSMYGKVLVLDGIVQLTERDECAYQEMIAHLPLCSIPSPKTVLVIGGGDGGVLREIARHSSVEHIDICEIDKMVIDVCKQFFPDLSVGFDDPRVRLHVADGIKFLRDAPEAMYDVIIVDSSDPIATNILAALIFLGTETYPCWWSTVSDGVCYIELAESFVTLSIQLKTRFTKIA